The window CTCAGTCTCTCTTTCactgtcagtctctctctgtctctgtcagtctctctatctctgtctttCTCAGTCAGTCTCtgtctctcaatctctctctgtctctctctctgtctctgtcagtctctctgtctctctctctgtctctgtcagtctctctctcgcgctgtctctctctctctctctctcacttcaaTTCAATaaactttattggcatgacaacaataaacacattttgccAGAGCGATGTCAGTACAGGAACCACACCGAGACCGTGCAGAGCCACGTTTTCAGTGCAGATGAGTTTGTGTGTCTCAGACAGGTGGCTGTCCCGTCTCTCAGTGTGAAAGTGTGTGTCTCCAGCAGCGCCATCATGGACTTCTTGTTTGGAAAGAGGAAGACCCCGGAGGAGATGCTGAGACAGAACCAGCGGGCGCTGACCAGAGCCATGCGCGACCTGGACCGAGAGAGACAGAggctggagcagcaggagaagaaAATCATCGCCGACATCAAGAAGATGGCAAAGCAGGGCCAGATGGTGAGCGAGCGATCTGCCAGCAAAACCAGGGCTGGATCGCACTGCTGTGCAGCGACGGGAGACACCAGGGCCAGGcgatccactccaggttttactttgCCTCAGTGTGTCCAGCTGACGAGCTCAGGTGTGACTGGtttttaaactcccagtgaaaccaggactggatcgcgCGGTCTGGTGAAGACGCCCCTTCAGTTAGATGCGCAGAGTAGCGCCTCTGGGactgtggggtgtgtgtgtgtgtgtgtgtgatgaaagAGGAAACCAGTAAAGCAGCGAGTCAGTCTTTACTGGTGCAGAGCACTTCAGCTCCATAGAGGCGTCTCGGAGTGATTCACACGATCGCATACAATAACGCAGGAAGGGTTTGAGTGAAATGCAAAACTATCAAACAGAATCTCTCaacctctccctcctccctctcctcccctctccttccccctctctttctctccctctcctctcttctccctctcctcctacccctctccctctcctcctccctctctcctccccctctccctctcctctccccctcccctctcccctttcaccccctcctctctctctctctctctcctcctccccctctcctcccctcctctctctctctctctctcctcctccccctctccctctcctccccctcccctctctcctctcccctttcaccccctcctctccctctctctctcctcctccccctctccctctcctcctcctccctctcttcctccctctctctctcctcctccccctctccctctcctctctgctctcccctttcaccccctcctctccctctctctctccctctcctccccctctccctctcctccccctcttcctcccctctccctctccccctcctccccctctcctcctctcctcttccccccctctcctctcccccccctctcctctccccctctcttccccctctcctcccccaggACGCGGTTAAGATCATGGCTAAGGACCTGGTCCGGACCCGACACTATGTGAAGAAGTTCATCATGATGAGAGCCAACATCCAGGCCGTGTCTCTGAAGATCCAGACCCTGAAATCAAACAACAGCATGGCACAGGCCATGAAGGGAGTGACCAAAGCCATGGGCACCATGaacagacaggtcagtgtgtcccTGAGGAGACGGGTCAGTGTGTCCCTGAGGAGACGGGTCAGTGTGTCCCTGAGGAGGCGGGTCAGTGTGTCCCTGAGGAGACAGGTCAGTGAAGAgacagacaggtcagtgtgtcccTGAAGAGACGGGTCAGTGAAGAgacagacaggtcagtgtgtcccGGAAGAGGCGGGTCAGTGTGTCCCTGAGGAGACAGGTCCATGTGTCCCTGAGGAGACAGGTCCATGTGTCCCTGAAGAGACAGGTCCCTgaagagacaggtcagtgtgtgtccctgaagagacaggtcagtgtgtgtccctgaagagacaggtcagtgtgtccctgaagagacaggtgtgtgtgtgtgtgattcactctctctctgtgtgtgtgtgtgtgtgtgtgtgtgtgtgtgattcactctgtgtgtgtgtgtgtgtgtgattcactctctctctctctctctgtgtgtgattcactctctctctgtgtgtgtgtgattcactctctctgtgtgtgtgtgtgtgtgattcactctctctctctctctgtgtgtgtgattcactctctctctctctctctgtgtgtgtgattcactctctctctctctctctgtgtgtgtgattcactctctctctctctctctgtgtgtgattcactctttctgtgtgtgtgtgattcactctctgtgtgtgtgtgtgtgtgtgattcactctctctgtgtgtgtgattcactctgtgtgtgtgtgtgtgtgtgtgattcactctctctgtgtgtgtgattcactctgtgtgtgtgtgtgtgtgtgattcactctctctgtgtgtgtgattcactctctgtgtgtgtgtgtgtgtgtgtgtgtgtgattcactctttgtgtgtgtgtgattcactctctctgtgtgtgtgtgtgtgtgtgtgtgtgattcactctctctgtgtgtgtgattcactctctctgtgtgtgtgtgtgtgtgattcactctctctgtgtgtgtgattcactctctctgtgtgtgtgtgtgtgtgtgtgtgtgattcactctctctgtgtgtgtgattcactctctctgtgtgtgtgtgtgtgattcactctctctgtgtgtgtgattcactctctctgtgtgtgtgtgtgtgtgattcactctctctgtgtgtgtgtgattcactctctctctctgtctgtgtttcagcTCAAGCTCCCTCAGATTCAGAAGATCATGATGGAGTTTGAGAAGCAGTCTGAGATCATGGACATGAAGGAGGAGATGATGAACGATGCCATCGACGACGCCATGGGAGACGAGGATGACGAGgaggagaggtgagagaggagcGCCCTGCTCCATTATCAGTGCGTCAAACGAATCTCCACAGCAGTGCTGTCACCAAACCCACTGACACctcccccgctctctctctcctcagcgacGCGGTCGTTTCTCAAGTCCTGGATGAGCTGGGACTGAACCTCACCGACGAGCTCTCCAGTAAGTGTGCGCGCGTGCgtgggtgcgtgcgtgcgtgggtgcgtccgtgcgtgcgtgcgtgcgtgggtgggtgtgtgggtgcgtgcgtgcgtgggcgcgtgcgtgcgtgtccaGTGCCAGCGTTCTCTCCTGCGTTCACAGCGCAGTGCGCTCACTGTAATCCCTCTGCTTGCCTTTAGACCTCCCGTCCACCGGGGGCAAACTCTCCGTGACGACTGGGAAGAAAGCAGAGCCGACGCCAACCTTGGCAGATGCCGATGCCGATCTGGAGGAGAGACTGAACAACTtgagaagagactgagagagagaggagagagactggGGAGGGGGTTAGAGAATTGGAGGGGGAGCGAGGGAGGGGGTTAGAGAattggagggggagagagactgaACAACTtgagaagagactgagagagagaggagagagactggGGAGGGGGTTAGAGAATTGGAGGGGGAGCGAGGGAGGGGGTTAGAGAattggagggggagagagactgaACAACTtgagaagagactgagagagagaggagagagactggGGAGGGGGTTAGAGAattggagggggagagagggagggggttagagaattggagggggagagagactgaACAACTtgagaagagactgagagagagaggagagagactggGGAGGGGGTTAGAGAATTGGAGGGGGAGCGAGGGAGGGGGTTAGAGAattggagggggagagagactgaACAACTtgagaagagactgagagagagaggagagagactggGGAGGGGGTTAGAGAATTGGAGGGGGTTAGAGAattggagggggagagagggagggggtaggGGGTTAGAGAattggagggggagagagggggttagagaattggagggggagagagggggttagagaattggagggggagagagggagggggttagAGAATTGAAGagcaggaggggagagagagacagagggaggaaAGTTGAGTCGTTTCGCCACCGTAAtaaatgaggtaaaaaaaaacaaaacctgtcaACTCGTTTGTGAAGTAGAAAGAAGTGTGAAGGGTCTTTATACAGGAAAACACAGGACAGTGCAGAGAGGCCATCACATCACAGATCAGAAAGAGCTGTGTCTGAAAACAACGCATGAGCTGCACTGCATTACTCAGGGGAGctggaagattattattattattattattattattattattattattattatgatgatgattccTGGCCAGCCCTGTGAGATAATGTTCcctcgttaacatattgaattccaccccctctatatagaatgaactccctcagcttcatagagtccaatgaaagctgctgaataatgttcccttgttaacatattgaattccacaccctctatatagaatgaactccctcagcttcatagagtccaatgaaagctgctgaataatgttcccttgttaacatattgaattccaccccctctatatagaatgaactccctcagcttcatagagtccaatgaaagctgctgaataatgttcccttgttaacatattgaattccaccccctctatatagaatgaactccctcagcttcatagagtccagtgaaagctgctgaataatgttcccttgttaacatattgaattccaccccctctatatagaatgaactccctcagcttcatagagtccagtgaaagctgctgaataatgttcccttgttaacatattgaattccacaccctctatatagaatgaactccctcagcttcatagagtccagtgaaagctgctgaataatgttccctcgttaacatattgaattccaccccctctatatagaatgaactgattcagcttcatagagtccagtgaaagctgctgaataatgttccctcgttaacatattgaattccaccccctctatatagaatgaactccctcagcttcatagagtccaatgaaagctgctgaataatgttcccttgttaacatattgaattccaccccctctatatagaatgaactccctcagcttcatagagtccagtgaaagctgctgaataatgttccctcgttaacatattgaattccaccccctctatatagaatgaactccctcagcttcatagagtccagtgaaagctgctgaataatgttccctcgttaacatattgaattccaccccctctatatagaatgaactccctcagcttcatagagtccaatgaaagctgctgaataatgttcccttgttaacatattgaattccaccccctctatatagaatgaactccctcagcttcatagagtccaatgaaagctgctgaataatgttcccttgttaacatattgaattccaccccctctatatagaatgaactccctcagcttcatagagtccaatgaaagctgctgaataatgttcccttgttaacatattgaattccaccccctctatatagaatgaactccctcagcttcatagagtccaatgaaagctgctgaataatgttcccttgttaacatattgaattccaccccctctatatagaatgaactccctcagcttcacagagtccaatgaaagctgctgaataatgttcccttgttaacatattgaattccaccccctctatatagaatgaactccctcagcttcatagagtccagtgaaagctgctgaataatgttccctcgttaacatattgaattccaccccctctatatagaatgaactccctcagcttcatagagtccaatgaaagctgctgaataatgttcccttgttaacctattgaattccaccccctctatatagaatgaactccctcagcttcatagagtccaatgaaagctgctgaataatgttcccttgttaacatattgaatcacaccccctctatatagaatgaactccctcagcttcatagagtccaatgaaagctgctgaataatgttcccttgttaacatattgaattccaccccctctatatagaatgaactccctcagcttcatagagtccaatgaaagctgctgaataatgttcccttgttaacatattgaattccaccccctctatatagaatgaactccctcagcttcatagagtccaatgaaagctgctgaataatgttcccttgttaacatattgaattccaccccctctatatagaatgaactccctcagcttcatagagtccaatgaaagctgctgaataatgttcctgtgttaacatattgaattccaccccctctatatagaatgaactccctcagcttcatagagtccagtgaaagctgctgaataatgttcccttgttaacatattgaattccaccccctctatatagaatgaactccctcagcttcatagagtccaatgaaagctgctgaataatgttcccttgttaacctattgaattccaccccctctatatagaatgaactccctcagcttcatagagtccaatgaaagctgctgaataatgttcccttgttaacatattgaatcacaccccctctatatagaatgaactccctcagcttcatagagtccaatgaaagctgctgaataatgttcccttgttaacatattgaattccaccccctctatatagaatgaactccctcagcttcatagagtccaatgaaagctgctgaataatgttcccttgttaacatattgaattccaccccctctatatagaatgaactccctcagcttcatagagtccaatgaaagctgctgaataatgttcccttgttaacatattgaatcccacatcctctatatagaatgaactccctcagcttcagagtctcctctctctctgaaaTGCTGACATTATTTCTCAGCTCTGACAACAGAACGCTAAGtaaactcgtgtgtgtgtgtgtgtgcgtgcgcgcgcgTAGCCACACAGACGCACACTCCTGGGCTATATCTtcaaatgtaatcattttttcTTCTATATAAATATGGTATATCTCAGCTCTGTATAAAAGCTGGTTCTTCAATCTAGGACATCTAGATTGATCTCTGTTTGCGTGCAGCGAGTGTGTTGGATCTCGTTTGGGATCTTGTTAAATTTTCAGATTTAAAACTGGGCTGttgtaagtgttgtttttttttcaataaagttTCTTAGGTTTATTTTGAGTTTCTGTGTCcaattattaaaaataactaaacaaaaggACTGTGACCTACAGAACAGGAAGTGACGAGACACAGAGTAGTAGATTTTGGTGCATTTTAACTGTAAAATCTAAAGGGAGgagccagcgatcctgttaataaagctaataagaggtgagagaatggattttaaagatggtcagcgctcctataaagggaggggccggtgatcctgttaataaagctaataagaggtgagagaatggattttaaagatggtcagcgctcctttaaagggaggggccagtgatcctgttaataaagctcataagaggtgagagaatggattttaaagatggtcagcgctcctttaaagggaggggccagtgatcctgttaataaagctaataagaggtgagaggatGGATTTTGAAGCTGTGGTCCTCCTGTAATGACCGCGTCTGCAGAAACCAAAATCAATAGCTGCTACATTCCGGTGGTATTTCAGAAAATAATTTTATTGTGCAGACAAGAGCCACCTCAGCATGGAAATgtacttcaaaaaacaaaacacaaacatgtttgtTTCAAGAACTTCCCAAACTCCAGTGCATACAAATCCTGGCGCACGCGTcacacatttcattttcattttatattttttgataTCAATATATAGAAAAGTGTCCGTGTTTTATAAACGTTATTTACAGATTTTCAGTTCTGGCCCGACTTTGAAAAGATTTCTACCAAGAAAAGACCCCAAACTTTACAATCGGTCAATACGTGAATGTGAATCACAGctctatacccccccccccccctcaccccctctcacagcccctcccaccccctcacaGCCCCTCCACAACCCCTCACAGCCCCTCTcagccccctctcccccccctcacAGCCCCTCACAGCCCCTCCACAACCCCTCACAGCCCCTCCACAACCCCTCACAgcccctctcaccccctcacagcccctctcaccccctcacaGCCCCTCACAGCTCCCCTCACCACCTATCACCCCCTCACAACCCCTATCACCCCCCTCACAACCCCTCACAGCCCCTCACACCCCCTCACAGCTCCCCTCACCACCTatcaccccctctcaccccctcacaGCCCCTCACAACCCCCTCACAGCTCCCCTCACCACCTatcaccccctctcaccccctcacagcccctcccaccccctcacaGCTCCCCTCACCGCTTATCACCCCCTCACAGCccctcacaccccctccacacCCCCTCACAGCCCCT is drawn from Acipenser ruthenus unplaced genomic scaffold, fAciRut3.2 maternal haplotype, whole genome shotgun sequence and contains these coding sequences:
- the LOC117970032 gene encoding charged multivesicular body protein 2a, which translates into the protein MDFLFGKRKTPEEMLRQNQRALTRAMRDLDRERQRLEQQEKKIIADIKKMAKQGQMDAVKIMAKDLVRTRHYVKKFIMMRANIQAVSLKIQTLKSNNSMAQAMKGVTKAMGTMNRQLKLPQIQKIMMEFEKQSEIMDMKEEMMNDAIDDAMGDEDDEEESDAVVSQVLDELGLNLTDELSNLPSTGGKLSVTTGKKAEPTPTLADADADLEERLNNLRRD